Proteins from one Oncorhynchus masou masou isolate Uvic2021 chromosome 12, UVic_Omas_1.1, whole genome shotgun sequence genomic window:
- the LOC135550340 gene encoding MAP7 domain-containing protein 2-like isoform X2: MAETAVNAASSGALTGLTQPSVAEKRSQSNGHGSPARVALYPGSLAAKHNEVLSPPSVTEKRPQLNGLPSTLLLPGNNTNNHADVEGYLRTDDRMRLAKERREERDKGLAVREQAIREKERRAQLQYERTVEERWRKLEEQRQREEVRRAAVEEKRRQRLEEEKERLEALMKRSLERSLQLEQRPKRWTWGGPGGAQGDCENAPLLASTFPHELAAPLPAASESAPCSPHRSPYRGSPSRVDRRRLQGSPEESPAGSRSTPQTPKKERLRRERRTGSPATGSSVRRAESPAMYTRRSASPATPKLLPKSRTQSPCTVRQYHPSSIRHRPTTPVPDGNKEDGHVEEAKSHNNINDRNVSKPETPVKSMSDIQSPEKSPQADNPEKKLAKTETPEKRFPKTETPGINLKGEISERKDSMTDTSDKKASKIDTPDKKMPKSTSSELNADKSTEPSPVTTTGKGVAGTTNAEEASRLLAERRRLARVQKELEEKQHCEREEKERLKAEQLRRRKAEERARQEEEKSRQEDLRRKRVEEEKRQREVREKELQVQMDREKEEGEFQAQKDAESQRQEREMLKLQEEEERQLRKKRIEEIMKRTRKSDENQEEMKQEEGQVETQPVSPPGDMQINSKMNVETNAQVNVHENPKAESQVNGQAAACVNKQDSALVKGQATDQVTPLKNILEKGQNAQQVNGQGSAQALKQESVLVKGKVPSHVIKQENAQANVLVKKQEGTKVSSQATAQHKTEESTQVNVTLTTQTIGQGVQTNKLSLALLPVGLPPPPLINLELLDVKSRGAYDEVQSMEVSPVSKEELISIPEFSPVNEVQENAMSNTRALEDLLDLTGHVAYPKLSHVDSLGDCNKNLIDGLCSPGADSKLILHPHTSTTSSCQNPGLASHDGRSRGK; encoded by the exons ATGGCGGAGACGGCAGTCAATGCAGCATCCAGTGGTGCCTTGACAG GATTGACTCAACCATCAGTTGCAGAGAAGAGATCCCAAAGCAACGGCCATGGCTCCCCAGCCCGTGTGGCACTCTATCCAGGGAGCCTAGCTGCGAAACACA ATGAGGTGCTGAGCCCACCCTCGGTCACAGAGAAGAGGCCCCAGCTCAATGGGCTCCCCTCCACTTTACTTCTGCCAGGCAACAACACTAACAATCATGCAG ACGTGGAAGGGTATCTGAGGACAGATGACCGGATGCGTTTAGCCAAAGAGAGACgtgaggagagagataaaggtcTAG CTGTGCGAGAGCAGGCAATCAGGGAGAAAGAGCGGCGGGCTCAGCTGCAGTATGAGCGTACGGTGGAGGAACGCTGGAGGAAGCtggaggagcagagacagagagaggaggtccGCAGAGCTGCTgtggaggaaaagaggaggcagaggctggaggaggagaag GAGCGGCTGGAGGCTCTGATGAAACGCTCCCTGGAACGCAGCCTGCAGCTGGAGCAGAGGCCCAAACGCTGGACATGGGGCGGACCTGGAGGAGCACAGG GAGACTGTGAGAATGCCCCTCTCCTTGCCTCCACCTTTCCCCATGAACTCGCCGCCCCCCTTCCTGCTGCCAGCGAATCCG CTCCCTGCAGTCCCCACAGGTCACCCTATCGGGGCTCGCCAAGCCGGGTTGATCGACGGAGGCtccagggctctccagaggagtCACCAGCAGGATCTCGCTCAACCCCTCAAACCCCTAAG AAAGAGAGGTTacgcagagagagaaggactggctCCCCAGCGACAGGCTCCTCCGTGAGAAGAGCAGAATCCCCAGCCATGTACACCAGACGCTCAGCCTCCCCCGCCACCCCCAA GTTGCTGCCTAAGAGCCGTACTCAGTCTCCCTGCACTGTGCGCCAGTACCACCCCTCTTCCATCAGGCACAGACCCACCACCCCGGTTCCCGATGGCAACAAGGAGGATGGACATGTTGAAGAAGCCAAAAGTCACAACAACATCAATGACAGAAATGTCTCCAAGCCAGAAACCCCTGTGAAAAGTATGTCTGATATCCAGAGTCCTGAGAAGTCTCCCCAAGCAGACAACCCTGAAAAAAAACTGGCCAAAACTGAGACCCCAGAAAAGAGATTCCCCAAAACTGAGACCCCCGGTATTAACTTAAAAGGTGAGATTTCTGAAAGAAAGGACTCTATGACTGACACATCTGATAAGAAAGCCTCCAAAATAGACACCCCAGATAAGAAGATGCCAAAGTCCACCAGCAGTGAACTGAATGCAGATAAGAGCACAG AGCCATCGCCAGTGACAACAACAGGGAAAGGAGTTGCCGGGACGACAAACGCAGAGGAAGCATCCAGACTGCTAGCGGAGCGTAGGCGTTTGGCCAGGGTGCAGAAGGAGTTGGAGGAGAAACAACATTGTGAGCGGGAGGAGAAGGAACG TCTGAAGGCGGAGCAGctgaggaggagaaaggcagaggAGCGGGCacgacaggaggaggagaagagcagaCAGGAGGACCTCCGCaggaagagagtggaagaggagaagcgGCAAAGGGAGGTCCGGGAGAAGGAGCTACAGGTCCAGATGGacagagag AAGGAAGAGGGCGAGTTTCAGGCTCAGAAGGATGCAGAGAGTCAgcgtcaggagagagagatgctgaagctgcaagaggaggaggagagacagctgaGGAAGAAG AGAATTGAGGAGATAATGAAGAGAACCAGGAAGAGCGATGAGAACCAGGAAGAGATGAAG caggaggaggggcaggtggagACTCAACCGGTCTCACCACCAG GGGATATGCAGATTAACTCAAAGATGAACGTTGAAACGAATGCTCAGGTGAATGTTCATGAAAACCCAAAAGCTGAGTCTCAGGTTAATGGGCAGGCCGCTGCCTGCGTCAACAAGCAGGACAGTGCCCTGGTGAAGGGGCAAGCCACTGATCAGGTGACCCCACTGAAGAATATTCTGGAAAAGGGACAGAACGCTCAACAAGTAAATGGACAGGGTTCAGCCCAGGCTCTCAAGCAAGAGAGTGTCTTAGTGAAGGGAAAGGTCCCTTCCCACGTGATCAAGCAGGAGAATGCACAAGCGAATGTACTGGTGAAGAAACAGGAGGGTACCAAGGTGAGCAGCCAAGCCACTGCTCAGCACAAAACCGAGGAGAGTACTCAAGTAAACGTGACGTTGACCACACAGACTATCGGACAAGGGGTGCAGACCAACAAACTGTCCTTGGCACTCCTACCAGTGGGCCTACCCCCACCTCCACTCATCAACCTGGAGCTTCTGGATGTGAAGAGCCGTGGGGCGTATGATGAGGTGCAGTCCATGGAGGTCAG cCCAGTTTCCAAGGAGGAACTTATCTCCATCCCAGAGTTCTCCCCAGTCAATGAGGTCCAGGAAAACGCCATGAGTAATACCCGAGCCCTGGAAGATTTGCTGGACCTGACGGGTCATGTGGCCTACCCCAAACTCTCCCACGTGGACAGCCTAGGAGACTGCAACAAGAACCTGATCGACGGGCTCTGCAGTCCCGGCGCCGATTCCAAGCTCATCCTCCATCCTCATACAAGCACAACATCCAGTTGCCAG AACCCTGGACTGGCAAGCCATGATGGAAGGAGCAGAGGGAAATGA
- the LOC135550340 gene encoding MAP7 domain-containing protein 2-like isoform X3, with protein sequence MAETAVNAASSGALTGLTQPSVAEKRSQSNGHGSPARVALYPGSLAAKHNEVLSPPSVTEKRPQLNGLPSTLLLPGNNTNNHAGKQYVEGYLRTDDRMRLAKERREERDKGLAVREQAIREKERRAQLQYERTVEERWRKLEEQRQREEVRRAAVEEKRRQRLEEEKERLEALMKRSLERSLQLEQRPKRWTWGGPGGAQAPCSPHRSPYRGSPSRVDRRRLQGSPEESPAGSRSTPQTPKKERLRRERRTGSPATGSSVRRAESPAMYTRRSASPATPKLLPKSRTQSPCTVRQYHPSSIRHRPTTPVPDGNKEDGHVEEAKSHNNINDRNVSKPETPVKSMSDIQSPEKSPQADNPEKKLAKTETPEKRFPKTETPGINLKGEISERKDSMTDTSDKKASKIDTPDKKMPKSTSSELNADKSTEPSPVTTTGKGVAGTTNAEEASRLLAERRRLARVQKELEEKQHCEREEKERLKAEQLRRRKAEERARQEEEKSRQEDLRRKRVEEEKRQREVREKELQVQMDREKEEGEFQAQKDAESQRQEREMLKLQEEEERQLRKKRIEEIMKRTRKSDENQEEMKQEEGQVETQPVSPPGDMQINSKMNVETNAQVNVHENPKAESQVNGQAAACVNKQDSALVKGQATDQVTPLKNILEKGQNAQQVNGQGSAQALKQESVLVKGKVPSHVIKQENAQANVLVKKQEGTKVSSQATAQHKTEESTQVNVTLTTQTIGQGVQTNKLSLALLPVGLPPPPLINLELLDVKSRGAYDEVQSMEVSPVSKEELISIPEFSPVNEVQENAMSNTRALEDLLDLTGHVAYPKLSHVDSLGDCNKNLIDGLCSPGADSKLILHPHTSTTSSCQNPGLASHDGRSRGK encoded by the exons ATGGCGGAGACGGCAGTCAATGCAGCATCCAGTGGTGCCTTGACAG GATTGACTCAACCATCAGTTGCAGAGAAGAGATCCCAAAGCAACGGCCATGGCTCCCCAGCCCGTGTGGCACTCTATCCAGGGAGCCTAGCTGCGAAACACA ATGAGGTGCTGAGCCCACCCTCGGTCACAGAGAAGAGGCCCCAGCTCAATGGGCTCCCCTCCACTTTACTTCTGCCAGGCAACAACACTAACAATCATGCAGGTAAACAGT ACGTGGAAGGGTATCTGAGGACAGATGACCGGATGCGTTTAGCCAAAGAGAGACgtgaggagagagataaaggtcTAG CTGTGCGAGAGCAGGCAATCAGGGAGAAAGAGCGGCGGGCTCAGCTGCAGTATGAGCGTACGGTGGAGGAACGCTGGAGGAAGCtggaggagcagagacagagagaggaggtccGCAGAGCTGCTgtggaggaaaagaggaggcagaggctggaggaggagaag GAGCGGCTGGAGGCTCTGATGAAACGCTCCCTGGAACGCAGCCTGCAGCTGGAGCAGAGGCCCAAACGCTGGACATGGGGCGGACCTGGAGGAGCACAGG CTCCCTGCAGTCCCCACAGGTCACCCTATCGGGGCTCGCCAAGCCGGGTTGATCGACGGAGGCtccagggctctccagaggagtCACCAGCAGGATCTCGCTCAACCCCTCAAACCCCTAAG AAAGAGAGGTTacgcagagagagaaggactggctCCCCAGCGACAGGCTCCTCCGTGAGAAGAGCAGAATCCCCAGCCATGTACACCAGACGCTCAGCCTCCCCCGCCACCCCCAA GTTGCTGCCTAAGAGCCGTACTCAGTCTCCCTGCACTGTGCGCCAGTACCACCCCTCTTCCATCAGGCACAGACCCACCACCCCGGTTCCCGATGGCAACAAGGAGGATGGACATGTTGAAGAAGCCAAAAGTCACAACAACATCAATGACAGAAATGTCTCCAAGCCAGAAACCCCTGTGAAAAGTATGTCTGATATCCAGAGTCCTGAGAAGTCTCCCCAAGCAGACAACCCTGAAAAAAAACTGGCCAAAACTGAGACCCCAGAAAAGAGATTCCCCAAAACTGAGACCCCCGGTATTAACTTAAAAGGTGAGATTTCTGAAAGAAAGGACTCTATGACTGACACATCTGATAAGAAAGCCTCCAAAATAGACACCCCAGATAAGAAGATGCCAAAGTCCACCAGCAGTGAACTGAATGCAGATAAGAGCACAG AGCCATCGCCAGTGACAACAACAGGGAAAGGAGTTGCCGGGACGACAAACGCAGAGGAAGCATCCAGACTGCTAGCGGAGCGTAGGCGTTTGGCCAGGGTGCAGAAGGAGTTGGAGGAGAAACAACATTGTGAGCGGGAGGAGAAGGAACG TCTGAAGGCGGAGCAGctgaggaggagaaaggcagaggAGCGGGCacgacaggaggaggagaagagcagaCAGGAGGACCTCCGCaggaagagagtggaagaggagaagcgGCAAAGGGAGGTCCGGGAGAAGGAGCTACAGGTCCAGATGGacagagag AAGGAAGAGGGCGAGTTTCAGGCTCAGAAGGATGCAGAGAGTCAgcgtcaggagagagagatgctgaagctgcaagaggaggaggagagacagctgaGGAAGAAG AGAATTGAGGAGATAATGAAGAGAACCAGGAAGAGCGATGAGAACCAGGAAGAGATGAAG caggaggaggggcaggtggagACTCAACCGGTCTCACCACCAG GGGATATGCAGATTAACTCAAAGATGAACGTTGAAACGAATGCTCAGGTGAATGTTCATGAAAACCCAAAAGCTGAGTCTCAGGTTAATGGGCAGGCCGCTGCCTGCGTCAACAAGCAGGACAGTGCCCTGGTGAAGGGGCAAGCCACTGATCAGGTGACCCCACTGAAGAATATTCTGGAAAAGGGACAGAACGCTCAACAAGTAAATGGACAGGGTTCAGCCCAGGCTCTCAAGCAAGAGAGTGTCTTAGTGAAGGGAAAGGTCCCTTCCCACGTGATCAAGCAGGAGAATGCACAAGCGAATGTACTGGTGAAGAAACAGGAGGGTACCAAGGTGAGCAGCCAAGCCACTGCTCAGCACAAAACCGAGGAGAGTACTCAAGTAAACGTGACGTTGACCACACAGACTATCGGACAAGGGGTGCAGACCAACAAACTGTCCTTGGCACTCCTACCAGTGGGCCTACCCCCACCTCCACTCATCAACCTGGAGCTTCTGGATGTGAAGAGCCGTGGGGCGTATGATGAGGTGCAGTCCATGGAGGTCAG cCCAGTTTCCAAGGAGGAACTTATCTCCATCCCAGAGTTCTCCCCAGTCAATGAGGTCCAGGAAAACGCCATGAGTAATACCCGAGCCCTGGAAGATTTGCTGGACCTGACGGGTCATGTGGCCTACCCCAAACTCTCCCACGTGGACAGCCTAGGAGACTGCAACAAGAACCTGATCGACGGGCTCTGCAGTCCCGGCGCCGATTCCAAGCTCATCCTCCATCCTCATACAAGCACAACATCCAGTTGCCAG AACCCTGGACTGGCAAGCCATGATGGAAGGAGCAGAGGGAAATGA
- the LOC135550340 gene encoding MAP7 domain-containing protein 2-like isoform X1, which yields MAETAVNAASSGALTGLTQPSVAEKRSQSNGHGSPARVALYPGSLAAKHNEVLSPPSVTEKRPQLNGLPSTLLLPGNNTNNHAGKQYVEGYLRTDDRMRLAKERREERDKGLAVREQAIREKERRAQLQYERTVEERWRKLEEQRQREEVRRAAVEEKRRQRLEEEKERLEALMKRSLERSLQLEQRPKRWTWGGPGGAQGDCENAPLLASTFPHELAAPLPAASESAPCSPHRSPYRGSPSRVDRRRLQGSPEESPAGSRSTPQTPKKERLRRERRTGSPATGSSVRRAESPAMYTRRSASPATPKLLPKSRTQSPCTVRQYHPSSIRHRPTTPVPDGNKEDGHVEEAKSHNNINDRNVSKPETPVKSMSDIQSPEKSPQADNPEKKLAKTETPEKRFPKTETPGINLKGEISERKDSMTDTSDKKASKIDTPDKKMPKSTSSELNADKSTEPSPVTTTGKGVAGTTNAEEASRLLAERRRLARVQKELEEKQHCEREEKERLKAEQLRRRKAEERARQEEEKSRQEDLRRKRVEEEKRQREVREKELQVQMDREKEEGEFQAQKDAESQRQEREMLKLQEEEERQLRKKRIEEIMKRTRKSDENQEEMKQEEGQVETQPVSPPGDMQINSKMNVETNAQVNVHENPKAESQVNGQAAACVNKQDSALVKGQATDQVTPLKNILEKGQNAQQVNGQGSAQALKQESVLVKGKVPSHVIKQENAQANVLVKKQEGTKVSSQATAQHKTEESTQVNVTLTTQTIGQGVQTNKLSLALLPVGLPPPPLINLELLDVKSRGAYDEVQSMEVSPVSKEELISIPEFSPVNEVQENAMSNTRALEDLLDLTGHVAYPKLSHVDSLGDCNKNLIDGLCSPGADSKLILHPHTSTTSSCQNPGLASHDGRSRGK from the exons ATGGCGGAGACGGCAGTCAATGCAGCATCCAGTGGTGCCTTGACAG GATTGACTCAACCATCAGTTGCAGAGAAGAGATCCCAAAGCAACGGCCATGGCTCCCCAGCCCGTGTGGCACTCTATCCAGGGAGCCTAGCTGCGAAACACA ATGAGGTGCTGAGCCCACCCTCGGTCACAGAGAAGAGGCCCCAGCTCAATGGGCTCCCCTCCACTTTACTTCTGCCAGGCAACAACACTAACAATCATGCAGGTAAACAGT ACGTGGAAGGGTATCTGAGGACAGATGACCGGATGCGTTTAGCCAAAGAGAGACgtgaggagagagataaaggtcTAG CTGTGCGAGAGCAGGCAATCAGGGAGAAAGAGCGGCGGGCTCAGCTGCAGTATGAGCGTACGGTGGAGGAACGCTGGAGGAAGCtggaggagcagagacagagagaggaggtccGCAGAGCTGCTgtggaggaaaagaggaggcagaggctggaggaggagaag GAGCGGCTGGAGGCTCTGATGAAACGCTCCCTGGAACGCAGCCTGCAGCTGGAGCAGAGGCCCAAACGCTGGACATGGGGCGGACCTGGAGGAGCACAGG GAGACTGTGAGAATGCCCCTCTCCTTGCCTCCACCTTTCCCCATGAACTCGCCGCCCCCCTTCCTGCTGCCAGCGAATCCG CTCCCTGCAGTCCCCACAGGTCACCCTATCGGGGCTCGCCAAGCCGGGTTGATCGACGGAGGCtccagggctctccagaggagtCACCAGCAGGATCTCGCTCAACCCCTCAAACCCCTAAG AAAGAGAGGTTacgcagagagagaaggactggctCCCCAGCGACAGGCTCCTCCGTGAGAAGAGCAGAATCCCCAGCCATGTACACCAGACGCTCAGCCTCCCCCGCCACCCCCAA GTTGCTGCCTAAGAGCCGTACTCAGTCTCCCTGCACTGTGCGCCAGTACCACCCCTCTTCCATCAGGCACAGACCCACCACCCCGGTTCCCGATGGCAACAAGGAGGATGGACATGTTGAAGAAGCCAAAAGTCACAACAACATCAATGACAGAAATGTCTCCAAGCCAGAAACCCCTGTGAAAAGTATGTCTGATATCCAGAGTCCTGAGAAGTCTCCCCAAGCAGACAACCCTGAAAAAAAACTGGCCAAAACTGAGACCCCAGAAAAGAGATTCCCCAAAACTGAGACCCCCGGTATTAACTTAAAAGGTGAGATTTCTGAAAGAAAGGACTCTATGACTGACACATCTGATAAGAAAGCCTCCAAAATAGACACCCCAGATAAGAAGATGCCAAAGTCCACCAGCAGTGAACTGAATGCAGATAAGAGCACAG AGCCATCGCCAGTGACAACAACAGGGAAAGGAGTTGCCGGGACGACAAACGCAGAGGAAGCATCCAGACTGCTAGCGGAGCGTAGGCGTTTGGCCAGGGTGCAGAAGGAGTTGGAGGAGAAACAACATTGTGAGCGGGAGGAGAAGGAACG TCTGAAGGCGGAGCAGctgaggaggagaaaggcagaggAGCGGGCacgacaggaggaggagaagagcagaCAGGAGGACCTCCGCaggaagagagtggaagaggagaagcgGCAAAGGGAGGTCCGGGAGAAGGAGCTACAGGTCCAGATGGacagagag AAGGAAGAGGGCGAGTTTCAGGCTCAGAAGGATGCAGAGAGTCAgcgtcaggagagagagatgctgaagctgcaagaggaggaggagagacagctgaGGAAGAAG AGAATTGAGGAGATAATGAAGAGAACCAGGAAGAGCGATGAGAACCAGGAAGAGATGAAG caggaggaggggcaggtggagACTCAACCGGTCTCACCACCAG GGGATATGCAGATTAACTCAAAGATGAACGTTGAAACGAATGCTCAGGTGAATGTTCATGAAAACCCAAAAGCTGAGTCTCAGGTTAATGGGCAGGCCGCTGCCTGCGTCAACAAGCAGGACAGTGCCCTGGTGAAGGGGCAAGCCACTGATCAGGTGACCCCACTGAAGAATATTCTGGAAAAGGGACAGAACGCTCAACAAGTAAATGGACAGGGTTCAGCCCAGGCTCTCAAGCAAGAGAGTGTCTTAGTGAAGGGAAAGGTCCCTTCCCACGTGATCAAGCAGGAGAATGCACAAGCGAATGTACTGGTGAAGAAACAGGAGGGTACCAAGGTGAGCAGCCAAGCCACTGCTCAGCACAAAACCGAGGAGAGTACTCAAGTAAACGTGACGTTGACCACACAGACTATCGGACAAGGGGTGCAGACCAACAAACTGTCCTTGGCACTCCTACCAGTGGGCCTACCCCCACCTCCACTCATCAACCTGGAGCTTCTGGATGTGAAGAGCCGTGGGGCGTATGATGAGGTGCAGTCCATGGAGGTCAG cCCAGTTTCCAAGGAGGAACTTATCTCCATCCCAGAGTTCTCCCCAGTCAATGAGGTCCAGGAAAACGCCATGAGTAATACCCGAGCCCTGGAAGATTTGCTGGACCTGACGGGTCATGTGGCCTACCCCAAACTCTCCCACGTGGACAGCCTAGGAGACTGCAACAAGAACCTGATCGACGGGCTCTGCAGTCCCGGCGCCGATTCCAAGCTCATCCTCCATCCTCATACAAGCACAACATCCAGTTGCCAG AACCCTGGACTGGCAAGCCATGATGGAAGGAGCAGAGGGAAATGA